The sequence TTTTTCTCGATATTGCCACAGAAGCAGCGCTGGCTGGTGGTGCTGTTTTACAAAGTTATTTGGGTAAAGTTGAAGATAAAACTTCCGAAAAACGTCCTGGTGATTTGGTAACTGCTGCCGATAAAGCTTCCGAAGCTGTGGTTTTGGAAACTTTGCGTCGTCACGTTCCCGAACACGCTATCCTTGCCGAAGAATCTGGTAAATTAGGCAATCAAAATCAAGAATATCTTTGGGCTATTGACCCCTTGGATGGTACAACTAATTTTGCTCACGAATATCCGTTTTTTTCAGTTTCCGTTGGGCTGTTAATTAATGGCGTTCCCCAGGTTGGTGTAATTTACGACCCGTTTCGCAACGAACTATATCGTGCCGCTCAAGGGTTGGGAGCAAGCTGTAATCGTCGTCCTATAAGTGTTTCTAAAACTTCAGAATTAAATAAAAGTTTGCTGGTTACTGGTTTCGCATATGACCGTCGGGAAACTGACGATAACAACTATACGGAATTTTGTCATTTAACACATTTGACTCAAGGAGTAAGACGCGGTGGCTCTGCTGCATTGGATTTAGCTCATACAGCTTGCGGACGTTTGGATGGATATTGGGAAAGAGGACTTTCACCGTGGGATATTACTGCTGGGGTGATTATTTTACGGGAAGCTGGGGGAAAGGTGACGGCTTATGATGGTAGCGATTTCAAGATGGATTCGGGAAGACTTTTAGCTACTAATGGTTATATACATGAAAATTTGAGTCAGGAATTGGGGAGAGCGCATCAAGTTTGGAAAGTGGAGAAGAAAGGTTAGTAGTTGCGCTTCAGCGCCAAATATGCTAAGTGCTGAAGCGCAACTACGAACCTCTAAATTATTTATTATTTATAAAAATATATTCCCCATTCCCTCTCAAATCCTAAATTACGGGAAAAATTAAAGGTTTGTCGGAGTAACTAACTGACCGAACTTCTTCAGAATTTGTAAAACAATATAAAGCTCTTTCGCAGAAGTAAACGGAGCAAACACTCGTGACAAATCGTACTTTGGTGTATTCTCTTGTACTACCTTGATAAACAAAATATCGTCCCCATTCGTCACCATCTCATATACAGGTAAATTGGAATTAGGATTTGCCATCAAATAAGCCAAAGCTTGCGGTACAGCAGTTAAAACTGACAAAGTAGTCTTTTTTGATTCCAGCACCATTACCCACAATCTATTTTGTAAAACCAAAACATCAATCCTTCCCCGCAAAATTTCTTC comes from Rivularia sp. PCC 7116 and encodes:
- a CDS encoding inositol monophosphatase family protein, whose product is MPDLQIFLDIATEAALAGGAVLQSYLGKVEDKTSEKRPGDLVTAADKASEAVVLETLRRHVPEHAILAEESGKLGNQNQEYLWAIDPLDGTTNFAHEYPFFSVSVGLLINGVPQVGVIYDPFRNELYRAAQGLGASCNRRPISVSKTSELNKSLLVTGFAYDRRETDDNNYTEFCHLTHLTQGVRRGGSAALDLAHTACGRLDGYWERGLSPWDITAGVIILREAGGKVTAYDGSDFKMDSGRLLATNGYIHENLSQELGRAHQVWKVEKKG